The Raphanus sativus cultivar WK10039 chromosome 6, ASM80110v3, whole genome shotgun sequence sequence atttaCCAGCGAAAgctaattatattattatttcatttagTTTGCACCAGATCATTCGATCTCATGCTGTATGTTCAGCTATTACCTTTAAACAAAGTAATACTCCGTATttcgttgtcaaaaaaaaaaacaaagtagtaTTTCATGTGACTTAAAATAACATCCATTCGCAAAATACATAATTAACACAATGAGTCCATTTACATGTGCACGATCATTTGTGGATTTCaaaactgaatatatatatatattatatatatagagagagaaaatgtgtatttaaataCCAAACTATCTCAAATTCTCtagaaaaaatacaaactttttaTTAGGCCAAATAAATCACAAAGTTTTAATTATTGAGCCATGCTAGATACACCTTTGGTCAACTTAATTTgtcgttatatatatatatatatatgtatatgtatatcagGAAAATTATAGAACTAAAAAAAACTACATGATAataagttttacaaaaaaaaaaaaactacatgataataaaagagaaaaaatcatGCACTTAGTTACTGCCTACGTACGATCTAaccttacttttttttttgtccttttGAGGTAACGTAAAtccaatcaaatcaaaactttatttatttaacatcCGTCGAAATATTTctgtaaattgttattaatgACGGTAATCAAATATACACGGGgctttattatttataattttttacacAATAATAATGAGGTTTCAACTAGATATTGGTATTGTGGTCACTTTGAATTGTAACAATATCCGAATTTTCTAATGACTTTGAGATTAGTTACTTGGTTTTGACCGGAATAtccaaattataaaaagtaattCTAAAATTTGTTGTTGCAACTGTTGAAAAACTGAAGGTGGGCAGCCATTGCGAAGGAGATGGATAATCGAACAGACAACGACATCAAGAACCATTGGAACTCTTGTCTCAAGAAAAGACTGCTGAGGAAAGGAATTGACCCGATGACCCACAAGCCCATCATCAATAACCTCACCGTCACGACCACTAACGAAGAATGTGGTAGCTCTTCAACGACTACGTCGTCTTCTACCTCCTCACCTTCTGGCTCGGCTTGTCTCCTGAACAAGCTAGCCGCAGGTATCTCATCTAGACAACATGTTCTCGGCAGGATTAAGGGCATATTGTTGGAGCCGAGAATCACAAGCAGTGATCAAGATGAAAAAGAAGAGTTAAAAAGGGATCACAAGATTGGTGGtgctgaagaagatgatgattttcTGATATGGGAGGATGAAGAAGTTAGGCGTTTTATGGAGACTGACGATATGGAGTACGAGACGACGCCGTACATCTCTCTCTTTTACGAAGGTACTCACGTACTTGATGACCTCCTCTGACTGCGGTTTAGTACTAGTGTGTGTTGTTATGCATGATTTATTTTTGCAACAAAGAATTAATGTGGACCACTTTGACCAGGAGAATGATTGTAAATGCAAGtagcattataaaatacaaaatgaatttagaaaaataagtcGAGTCCTACAAATATTGTTTCGTTTAGTACTACTTAACATGAGATTTTCATTGTCACAAGTCACACTAGTACCAGCCTATTCCTATTGTCCACTGCAACCATCAAATAATTACTTCGTTGTAATCCAAATAATCTCAATATATCAGTGTTTGAAAAAACAtctcataattttgttttgataaagGAATTTCTCAAATATTTCATCGATAATGAATTcgatataaaaattattaaaaaaacttattttaatagAGCAGATTTAGAATATCAGCGTCTCTTTTAGAACTTTTAAAAGATCGCCTAGAGAGAAAGACGCTCTCGCTTCTGACTAGAAAACAAAAGTTTTTGTTCGGTGGCCTGTGGTCTTTGCCGCCGGTTACCACCGTTGTTTCTCCCTGTTTTCTTTTCGGCTtctttgcttttattttctCGGCATCAGTGGTTCTATGGCGCTGCATGTCCTTTTTTCTCTTCCAGTATCGCACCTTTCACTCGGGGGATGACTGGCCTTGGACTCTAGGGCCGTGCCGTTCTTCTTTGGCGGTGGTCGCGGGCTATTATGGGTTCCCTTGGAGCGCTCGAGCGGTTTGTTTGTTTCGATTCGTGGTTGGAGGCCTTCGGATGGGTGAGGTATCGAGTATTCTCGTTGACGCTCCCCAAAGCTTAGGCGAATGAGTGGAAGTCGCTGAAACCTTATTCCTCTAATATAGTCGTTGGAGGTGGGTTCGGTGGTTGTGGTCAAATCCCGGTAGTGTCCGGTGGTcaattgatttggtttgttcTCGTGTTGACTCGTGGAATCGGTCAATACGGTGGTGGCTCGTGTCTCGGTGAATCCATTTGTCTGGTGACTACGGCGGAGCGACGTATATCGACCCCGGCGGCGTGGTCAAGCCGTTTGTGTGGAAGACGATTCCCGTCCTTGCCACGCGTCTCTCTCTTACGCCCTTTGCATAACACGTGGTATGGAGGGATCTGGTCGGTCACATGTTTTCTTTGGACTTGAATTTTGGTTGTTTGTAGTTTGGGTTTTTGGTAGGCCATTTCGTTTTtacttttgtgttttgttttggtttctcaGTCTTTGAGCTTTCTGTAATATGTTTTATGGACTTAGTATCCTAATAATATTcttagatggcaaaaaaaaaaagtaaaactgAAATCTGTTGTTTTTTCTGTCAACATCTGTTGTTTTTATCTAGCAAGTTGCAAATGATGGTTttaaataacttatttaaaagcTTTTGGATTTATTATCCAAGTAATCATCATTACAAAGAGCCaataaatcattaaaaactGTGATTGACAATGCCCAAAATACAAAGTCATacagttgttgttttttttgccAAAAGATTAAGTCATACAGTTGTTGAAGACAATCGTCAAGATTGTGTAtactagaaaacaaaataactgACTTCCCTTGGTGTAAGGGAAAGCATTGAAGTTGAACAAAAAAGAGGAACATGATAGTATTTGTCTCCGCTCTGGCAGGTCAGACCGTCAGAGCATCGACCATAATTCCAAATGATATTACATGGGCTCTTAAATGACCTACAATTGTCAATGAGTGGTTTAAAACAAGGGCGTTTTTgctttataaccaaaaaaaaaagttagatatTGGGAGATAGAGTAAAGAGAGATATGAAGAGAAAGTAGGAGAGATGGTGGATTTCTGGTTAGTGAgcaaattaaagttttattttagttattagaCCTAATTTCCCTTAAAACAATGAGATCACTTGGTCATGGAGATTCTCATCATGTGtcagag is a genomic window containing:
- the LOC108811746 gene encoding transcription factor MYB8 isoform X1; translated protein: MGRKKWVDGDGMKKGEWTAEEDQNLVAYINEHGVSDWRSLPKRAGLQRCGKSCRLRWLNYLRPGIKRGKFTRQEEEEIIKLHAVLGNRWAAIAKEMDNRTDNDIKNHWNSCLKKRLLRKGIDPMTHKPIINNLTVTTTNEECGSSSTTTSSSTSSPSGSACLLNKLAAGISSRQHVLGRIKGILLEPRITSSDQDEKEELKRDHKIGGAEEDDDFLIWEDEEVRRFMETDDMEYETTPYISLFYEGTSSDRGKAKES
- the LOC108811746 gene encoding transcription factor MYB8 isoform X2, with translation MGRKKWVDGDGMKKGEWTAEEDQNLVAYINEHGVSDWRSLPKRAGLQRCGKSCRLRWLNYLRPGIKRGKFTRQEEEEIIKLHAVLGNRWAAIAKEMDNRTDNDIKNHWNSCLKKRLLRKGIDPMTHKPIINNLTVTTTNEECGSSSTTTSSSTSSPSGSACLLNKLAAGISSRQHVLGRIKGILLEPRITSSDQDEKEELKRDHKIGGAEEDDDFLIWEDEEVRRFMETDDMEYETTPYISLFYEGTHVLDDLL
- the LOC108811746 gene encoding transcription factor MYB8 isoform X3, producing the protein MGRKKWVDGDGMKKGEWTAEEDQNLVAYINEHGVSDWRSLPKRAGLQRCGKSCRLRWLNYLRPGIKRGKFTRQEEEEIIKLHAVLGNRWAAIAKEMDNRTDNDIKNHWNSCLKKRLLRKGIDPMTHKPIINNLTVTTTNEECGSSSTTTSSSTSSPSGSACLLNKLAAGISSRQHVLGRIKGILLEPRITSSDQDEKEELKRDHKIGGAEEDDDFLIWEDEEVRRFMETDDMEYETTPYISLFYEVSHLSLGG